The Betta splendens chromosome 24, fBetSpl5.4, whole genome shotgun sequence DNA window GTAACTCGCGTCTGTTCCGTCTTTCGCAGGCGCTGATGAACGTTAACGCTCGGCTGAGGAAGCTCTATCCAGACAGCGAGGAGCTGTTTGACATCGTCCTAATGACCAACAATCACGCCCAAGTTGGGGTGCGCCTCATCAACAGCATCAATCACTACGGTGAGGTGTCCTAAAGCAAAGAAGAGGCGCTTCTGCATTGAACATGAATGAATTAGCATGAGCCTTCTTCATATGTTTTGTGTCCAACTCTTCATTCTTCCAGATCTGAGCATAGAGCGTTTCTGCATGACGGGAGGACAGAGTCCCATCGGCTACCTCAAGGCCTACATGACCAACCTTTACCTCTCCACAGACTCCGAGAAAGTCACGCGGGCCATAGACGAAGGCACgtgctgctctttgtgtttgatgcacaCGGTGTCGTGTCTTGTGCGACTCTCACCACCTTTGTTCTCCGCGGACAGGAATCGCCGCCGCCACAATGTTCACGCAGAGCACGGACACGGAGCTGAGCAGCACCCAGCTCCGCGTGGCGTTCGACGGCGACGCCGTCCTCTTCTCGGATGAGTCGGAGGTCATCGTCAAGCAGCACGGCCTGGACTCTTTCTTTGAGCACGAGAAGCAGTTTGAGAACAAACCTCTCGCTCAGGTAATGGTTACAGCTccgacacacacagaccgaAGGCTTCCACCATCAAATAGAGACCATTCATTTCTATCCTTATTCCTCAGACCACTGGAGTTAAAAGGTTTCTCCAGCAATAGGCTGATGTGTTGGTGTCTGACATCTGATCTCCAGTCAGATTTGTTCCGTCTTTCAGGGACCCTTAAAGTGCTTCCTGGAAGCGCTGGGGAAGCTCCAGAGAAAGTTCTACGCCAAGAACGAGCGCTTGGACTGCCCCATCAGAACCTACCTGGTGACGGCCCGCAGCGCTGCCAGCTCAGGGGCCCGGGTGCTCAAGACGCTTCGCAGCTGGGGCCTGGAGATCGACGAGGCCCTGTTCCTTGCCGGGGCCCCTAAAGGGCCCCTGCTGCAAAAGATCCGGCCGCACATCTTCTTTGATGACCAGATGTTCCACATCGAAGGGGCCAAGGAACTGGGGACCATTTCAGCGCATGTTCCCTATGGGATCGGACAGAAGTACCACAAGGGGAAGCTCATCGAGCAGCCCCCAAAAAAAGAGTAGCTCAGAATGGTAAATACGCCCATCATGCACTACACCATCATGCATAGGAGAAGATTTGctcaaataatatattttactttgaaagatGCCTGTCAAAGTTCAGACAGATTAGAATTTTATAAAGTTTTCTATTACCTTTAGGCAACGCTAGGTGCTTTTCACTGTTTACACTGGggtttacatgtacatgtattgtAGTTCACACCTTTACCTTTTACGCATTTATTTGGTTGTGTATCTTGACTTGACTAGTTACTATATAACTATATTTAGATTTGTATCACTCAGGCTATTACATTTTCTAGTTCTCATGTAATATGTCATAGTTAAAGGTTGTCACATTCAGTGTCATTGTTGCCGTCTTCATTTTATTAATGATAGACAGCAGGGCACAAATTCAGATTTTATTAAATTTGTCTACATTTCTAAAACCATGTTGTCACTTTGTCATCATTGGTTCCTGGGTGTGACCTGATAATGCAGAAATCCAGCAATTTGATACCTTTTAAACGTAAGATACTAATTTAAACCAGGCAGGAAATGCAAATTCCAACCTCTATATAACCTGACAATTGGGACCTGTTAATATTTGGGGCTTCATCATTTCCATCATGCTTTTTTATAAAGTAAAGAGTCCACAGTGAAGACTCTGTTATGATTTAACTGTTGTGCTCAGTCAATACTTTATAAGCTGAGGTCAAACTACCAGCAGTGTGTTAATGATGTTATCATCTCTCATGCCTCAGCTCATTTTACATGCACAGCATAGACACAGCCACCAGAGGGCGCCTCTGCACTCTTTAAAACGTTTTAAACATAAATTGAATCAATTAAAAAATTAACTTTAAAATAAAGTATAAAATCTCGCACTGCAGTATATTGATGatcttttttgttattgttgagctctctgcttttcacaaatataacaatatataataTAGCACATAATTTGATGCATGCAGCAAAGTTACTTGTTACTTAAGTCAATTATTTAAAATTTCAGCCTTGTATAAGATTATTACAAACTGTTTTCTTACAAAAATTAGTAAACAACAGTTGGAGTTAATAGTTGGAGTTTTAGACTGTTTTTAATTAGTCCCTGTGTTTGAATGTAGCAACAGGTCTGTGGCTGTGAGCGGCGGAGAGGAATCGcctgccttgctcaagggcttCCAGGTTTACTGTAATTTCATAATGTCTTGCTACAGTTGACTTGTTCATTCTGTCAGTGGCGCATCTTTGCAGCGAAGCGCGGTCCTGTCAAgcggcggcgtgtgtgtgtgtgcgcatcccTGCGAGCTGCGACCAACtggctgttgccatggatacgCAGCGCTGACACCACAAGAACTGTGTAGGCTTGTTGAAGATATAATTAATAACAAAGGATTAGAGGCAAAGGTAGCGTGGGGCTCAGCGTGAGGAACCTCATCACGCGGCGGCTGTAACCCGTCGCCCTGTCTGCGCGCGTGCACATGCGGAAGTTGGAGGAAAAGAAGAGTTGAAGCtgcatcctcatcctctgctgctgcatttatCTTCTTGACAAGCAATTTGCTCTAAATATGTTTTCTTGGTTAGCGGCCACAAACTCGTAGGTAGATGTTCCCTGAAAGCAATTTATTTGGACCAACATTATCTTGATGCCTATACAATCTGATTATCCTATTAATTATTAGGTAGTGATTTAATGAACTCCACATTCAACATGGATGCAGATTGTAGCGCCTGCAGTCTGCATCCTATGGATCGTGTGCAGTATAAAACATTTACTAACCCTTTCTAAATGTGGCAGCCGAGCGTGTTGTCGTGAGCACGCTGGCGGAGCCAAACTGGGCTCGTGAGCACAGGTATTagatgctgcagctgtgatcTCCCAGTCTATTACACACCTGCTCCTGGTGTGATCTCTGCCGGTTGGCCAGTCCTGGCGAGTGTAACGTTGGTGTTGAATGTTCTCCTTTTGAAACTGTTGGAGACCAGAAATCCTCTGCAGCCTGTAGAAACTGACTCCAATAATCTAATATACCTGTTTCCACTTTTGAGCGCTTCTCAGCCAAAATATAAATTCCGACTGAGCTCGCGTGGTGCCGTCACTTGCTGTAAGTGTGAATGTGTCTGCGTTCCCGTTGGTGAAGTTGGACTTTCTGCAGGTGGCTCTCGTTTGGGTCTGCTCAGCCGCGAAGTCTGTCTGCACTTGTGAATCTGCCACAAGTCGCCATTTGCTGTGCGACTGAGTTGGTGGAGCGCTCTCGCAGACGTGACGGCCTCTGTTGACAGAAAACGTCTATGATAATGACATGTATTGAGGTCAgctggtgccccccccccacgtcttCATACAGACATCATCCCTGGCGGAGTGCATCCACGCAGCCCCTGAAGAATGAAAGCGTTGGACTGAGATAGTGTAAACCCTCGGTGTGAGGCGACGCTGCTTACACGCCCGAGGGCTTTGATCCGGTGCAGAGCTGCCGGCGAATGTTTTGTAGAGATTAAACCGCGCCGCTCGTCTCCGCGCTAGCGTGACACAGGCGCTCGTCGCCCTCGTGTTGTGCCGTATGTGCTTCTGACTGATGTTCTGCAGGAGGATGCCGGGGTCACGCCCACACACGGAGCCGGGCCTCGCTCGTGTGATTGCACAGCGTGGTTCTCGGGGAGCGACCCCACGGGCCCACGGGACTTAGCGTGCGCTAACTGCTAGCGGCGCCTAGACATGGCTTCTTAGCGATTCCTTAAAATGCTTCCCACCATGTGAAATCAATCACGGCTCTGCCTGATTCGTTGAAAGGCTACGACGAGGGTGCGGCAGTGATCTCGCCGCTAGCGCGTTGATTGAGGCTTCAGCTCGGCCTTCGTGACGATCTATAAATTCACTGACACATGTTATCAGTTTGTTGGACAGAAATATTAAACGGAGCAAGGGAGGAAGCATTAGACTAGTTTTTCTCCCAGCATTTTAGATTTATCTGATCCACAGGAAACGGGATGAGCCCGCTCTCTGTCGCTGCCATATTTAATATACTACGTGCTCCACGCTGTAACTCAGCCACAGGTTCAACTGGCTTTCATCATGTCGAGGACTGTCATGGCGTCGACCTCCCGTCCAAGTTTAGCACGACAGATGGCGGCGCAGCCTCTGATGCGACGGGCCGCGTGGGCAGCGAGAAAACACGCAGCCATAGTAGCAGCTGAGCACCACACTTCCCCGTGGCCTGGGCCCGTCGGCTGTGGCACCAGGCTGTGGCGGCGGACGGAGGCCGCCCCCCACGGAGGCCGAGCCCGGGCAGCGGACGGGAAAGCGCACTGCACCCGCCGAGCGGGGAAGCGTCACCAATTATCTCCACCTCTGCGCTCGTAGCGGGAATCCATTTCGGCACCATTACCTCTGGGCAGCCACGGGCTGACGGTCTCTCCCGTTGGGGCGATAGTTCTAAATTGGCTCccacccctctcctcctcctgagatTGAAAAGAGATTATTAAAGGCATTCATCATAGAGGGGGGCAGAGTCTGTCTGCAGTGTCTAAAAACGGTGAGAAATGGAAGCGCAATGAAGAGAGGTCTGGAGTGGAGCGACGTCTGTGCTGCTGAACGCCACCACACAGGGTGGTCCCCGAGGGTCCCGGAGCCGGCTGGACCACAGCAGACGGGATGTGGGGCCCGGAACGGGGGAACGGGGGACCAGGCCCACGGCGGGCCACCCAGTCACCCAGTCACAGCTCGAACCCTACACGGCGGATGTGGCACTAATGACGCCccgagagagagcgggcgagcgagagagagagagagtgtctgGTCCAAGTCGGGTTCCGAGCTAAAAAGCACAGGTGGGAAAAGCCGAGGGACAAGACAACAATCGTAACGGCTGGAACATTAGGAGGGTTTCCATCACTCAAGTGTTAGCGATGCAGTTATGTCACCACCCGCGTCATTACAAATTCATTTTACTCCCATGACACACTGATGTCACTGATTATATCTCTATCAATCCAAATCAAGCCTCGGTGCAACACAATGGAGCCTCTCCTGCTTCCAATGCTCAGGACATCTTGGACCTTTTTTCAGGATCGATATCTGTGGGACATTGATGAGATGGTCGTGATCCATTACTCAGCGAGCTTGTCCATTAGCCTGTGTTTCATCCGCCATGTGCGCTGTCGGATCGATGCTGCTCTATGGCCGCTGACCTGGAAAACACTGACAACGCTTTGCATGCTCTGTCAATAGGCGCTCTAATTGCAGCGTAGGCTCTGCTCAACTAGCTGAGACGCATGCTGCGACTCCTACACCCACTGAATGTCGTCTAACAGCACATCAGGGAGCTTCTTCGTTGGTTGCTCTCATATGATCCCACATTTATAAATTGGTCATGCTTTCGTTACTATAGACTAACCTACAATAACAAGGCGTCTCCATTAAACTTTAAGTCATGGACGCGCAGCAGGGGGTTCCTGGCTCAGAAGGAAGCCATCTGTTCAGCCTGGAGTCATGAGCGTTCGATCCCTTCTAGGTCAGGCCTGCACAATAATGAGGCAGGATTGGGGCAGAACTCTTTCAAATGGGTCCCGTCCACTGGACCGTGGATCAGACAGAACACATCAGCGATGGATGGGACCTGTAGCGACGGACGCTTCCTCTCTCAGACAGACGCTAACGAGCCGCGCCAGCAGTCAGCAGGTTCTACGGCCTCCTTTGCTCGTCTTCAGCCCAGGTTTAAtggggaccaggtctggctggAAGCGCTGAGAGGCCACATCCATGTCAGTGAGGCCAGGGGCTCAGCAGGGAGCCACACCAGGGCCAGacgcacagagctgcagccgctgccggAGGAGAGGCTCGACGCAAAGCGCAGGTTCTCGCAGTTCCTGGACGAGGTGACGTCCAACGTCCTGGACTCGAGCTGCCTGCGGGCGCTTGGAAGGCCGGCGTCCCCCTGCGGCTCTGCCAGCACAGACCCAGAACAGCCCGGACCCATGCGAGCGGCGACCCGTCGGAGCCCGAGGCCGCCCCCCTCAGCGGCCTCACCCCTGTGGGGGAGGATCCAAGGAGAGACCCTCCCGGAGACAAGCCACGACCCCCGGGGGACGGGGACGGGGACGCGCCTCCACGCGAAGGCAgaagctccacagcagctcgaggaggacggggagcgcGAGGCTCCACCCGCTGCACGGCTCCAGACGAGCCTCCATCCAGACTGTCAGCGTGACTCCTGCAGATACCCCTGCAGATGCGCCTCTCTGCCCAGGGGCATCAACATGGTGAGTGATGAAAGGCGCCTCAGTCTCAATCAAAGCCATGTCTCTGAACATATGTTGTGAGATTGTTTCTCTCCGTCTGAAGTGATGCCTGAATAAATCAAGTCTTTGGGTGATTTCCTACGACGCTTCCGCTTCATTGTTCAGTCTAAAGAGGTTTGTATTAGAAGCACATGGAACCATGAACACGTGATGTGTCCACGAAAGCAGAGACGATTTAGATCGCACACCCAAACTCTCATTTGATTCAGAAATCAATAGCGTGTAGGTCGAACTTCAGCCTCTTACAGTTTAACTTGTAAAACAAACTCAACCGAGAAGTCGACCACATGAACCCACATTTCTGCTTTCCTCTAATTTAGGATGTTAATAAATAGTAAATGATGTGCTGCAAATGTAACACAATAAAAAGGATGTACTcctaacaacaacaaacactaacAGGACAGCGTTAAAAGAACACAGTGGCTTCTCACagtggtggagaccaaaactGAGCTACGTGTCGACCGAATAGACATTCATCCCAGTTACAGATGATTATTCCTCTGTCCTATTTCTGAAAGCTCAGCTCTGTTATTCTGCACTGAATTTCCTGGCCTGACTAATCACATCTcagctcctgcctctgctcctctcaTTCGCAGTCTGTCAGTATTTCTCCTCAAACCCAAAACACACCTGACAGATCATCAAATCTGGCACCGCTACAACTTGATAATAAAGCAGAAGATCACATTgccttaatttcttttttttttttttttgctctgattaAAATTCAGCCTTTGCCGTCACCTTAGCAACTGCTTGAAAGGAGGTGGGTGTTGTGGGGGCTGGAAGGCAAGCATGCGAGCCGCTCGCTCTGGAGTCTGTGTCGCTGCAAACTTTGGGCTTTTTAGGCGTTCGTCGCGCCCACCGTTTGCCGGAGCGGCCGCTTCCAGCCACGACCTGATCACGAAACATGAAAACCATCGGGGCCGCGTCGTACATTTGAACGGAGAGGAGACTTCGGGGGGAAATATTCTCCGAGCGATGCATAATTCATGGCCTCCAGAAAAGGGGGCCAACGGTGAACCGGTTACGGGCGTATTCTCACTAACAGCCTGCGACTCGGAATGTGAGATTCAACAGATTGGACCACCTGttccccccccacctcccctccgTTCCTCCCCcactccttctccctcccccccgtcccctcctctctcacacactccgTCTCTGCTCCCTCCCTGCGATTCAGCACCTCAACGGGGATATTGAGCTGCTGCCAGCATCCCCCGTGGGGGGGCTTGCCATGTATCTGCAGTCTGGCTGCAATGGAGGtttccgctccctccctccctcccttacccctcctccccccctttctcaccctctcctctCACACTCCTGGTAGGATGTGATTGTTCTCTCCTCACCTCGAGTGAGCGCAGATGTACTGGAGACGGCCGGGTGCAGCCTGATGAGCgttgcatgggggggggggggaggaaacataaacaaaaccaaggGAAAAGTGGGAAGGGTGCCTGCTGAATATGTATATCTCATTTCTTCCTGGGACGAGTATGTGCGCCGCTGCGACGGGTCTCCTCCGCTAACGTCCTGTCATTTCCTTTAGGTGCCTGACAAAGAGATGAACAACGTAGACACTATCAGGTGAgcgtgctcctctctctctctctctctctctctctctctctctctctgcacataTCCTTCAGCGTTCCATCATCACGCCCCCGCGTTCTCCCTGTCTCCCTCCTTTAAGATCCTTCCCTCCcactcttcctctctgtctttctgctcccgcgctgtctctctctctctctctctctctctctctctcccctcactcgCCCCGTCTTCCCGGctcagctgctgccgccgccgctgctgctgctggagtgcCGCGGTGGCGTTGGAGGTGGCGGCAGTGAGATGCGTTGGGGGTTCTCTGGGCTTGAAGGGAGAGCTGGGTAAGCCAATCTAGACAGCGtactgagggggaggaggggggtctgTGCTCCCCTGTAAGGCTTAGGCAGCAGGATTTATCCGTCCGTCTCCAGGATGAAGCTCTGCTTTAGCGGAAGGTACTTCTTCATCGCTTGCATCTTtaatttggtgtgtgtgtgtgtgtgtgtgcgctctctctctgcatgtGACGTGCCAGCTCCTGCCCTCTGTGTGTGGACGCAGTGCTGTTGGGGAATGATCCGCCGTCCTGATAGTTTGTCAGTCGTgtgctgttatttatttatttcgcAGACCGAGGAACGATGAGGTCTCTGTTGCATTTCACTGCAGTGTTATGTGACGTTTGTGGGAATGTTTTGCACCGAGGCATCAATTAAGAGGGATTTTTAATTAGTCCCCACCACTTAAAGGCTGCAGAAATGTCTATTTGCGCTTCtcgaatgtgtgcgtgtgcaggatTCTGTGCAGTCACCTGTCGGAATGTGTTCGTGGAACTGATTAACTACTCTGCGTGACAGTGCCGCGAACAAGTAACGGGAGCAATGAGTGATTTCTTACAGTGAAACGTATTAAAAAGGCTAATGAATCGCAGCTTTGAATAGTAATCCAGCCATAACTGAAGTGATGCCTTCACATGCGCGCGTAAACAGATTTTAATGAGCTCATTACAAAATGACAAGCTCTCACCCACTTTTGTGATCAAGCCTGAATTACACGGGAATTAAAGCTGCGAGATGTAGCAGCGTTGTTTTtgcacttcctctctctctttctttctctctctctctcgctctctctcgctctctctctctctctctctcgctcgctcgcttctTTCTGACTCGCTGCCCCACAGTAGACAGTCCTTTAATAAATGCTGCTGCTAATGAATGATTATTAATCCGCTACAGATGGAAATAGATCCCGAGCTTTCTCCATTGTGTTCGATTACTGATGGTGTTATTACGATTTCAGGCAGATTAGAGTTTAAAAGCTGTTTAACAAGCCGATGAGGGGGAATTAATCTGACGGGCTGTTGCTATGTGAGGCATCAGTTGTCCTCACCTCCGTGTCCCGGCTTTAATTGAATTATAGCAGCTCGGCTCAGATAAGAGGGGAAACTCCTGTAGCGCCTCTCCTCGCTCTTTGCTGAAGAGGAGACGGTGTCGCCCACGGGCCCTCGAGAGCCCGTGATGGggtcaaacaggaagctgagcaTCGGTAAGAGTCTGACCCCGACCCGGCGCCGCCCCCCCCGACGCCCGGCACAGACCTCATCTCCCTCACACCTTCCGGGCCTAATGATGAAACGTCCTGAAATCGGCTCTCGCTCCAGCTCCTTCGCTTCCTCCCCCCCTCACatccttcccccccccccccccccgcacccgGCTGGGCTCCCTCGCCGGTCGGCGGGTCCTGCGGCGGACGTGGAGATGTGAATTTTACATGGCGGCGACCTCGCCCGGATGGACACGCTCAAAGTTGTGTAAAAGCGCGGCCATGTCAGAATCCTTAAAACGCGGATCCTCCGCGGAGAACGGCTTGAAgtggtttatttttaaatgagaCCACTCGCGCTTGTGAACAGGGACGTCGGCTGTTTCAGGGTGAGCGACGGCTCAGAAAAGATCTGAAGAATTACGCTGCTCTCTCACAAGCGATGACGACAAAACTACAGaaagcattttttaaaataactccagctccagcgaTCGGAACGTCTGAGGCTGCTGGTTGAGATCCACCCAccgagcctggttctgctggagggttCTGTTCAGGGCGGGTCGGGTTTCTGTCTTCATGAGTCTTAAGGTCTTGACCTTAAAATGTGAAGTTGGTGGAACTAATCCTAGTGTTTTTCTTGAAGTGGAGCTGAAACAGCGTGGCTCCGTAATCAGCGCTAATGAGGGCCCGTTGCCGTTAGAGCAGGATCTCGAGTGGCCACGGTCCAAACGACTGAAGGAGCTGGCGTCAGGTGAAGTGATGCATGTCCGTGACTGAGCGAGGGCGGCCCGGCGCCGGTCCGGCCCGACGGCTCCTCTGCGGGTCATCAGACGCGTCCCATGGTCTCAGCCCCAtcactcctcctccccttcggCCGCTTCAGAGCCGGCGGCCGCATCGGACGGGTCAGATTCACTCCCTGGAGCCCATAAAGGCGAGAACACAGCGGCTAAAGCTCAAATCCTGTGTTCCAGATCCGACAGGCGTGTGCTCATTAATCTGCCAAAAGTGCTGAATCGGCGTCTTCCGGATACGGAGCATGTGACACTAATTTAATTGAAATGGAGGGAAGGCTACAGGTTTCACCAAACACTAAAGGAGCAGCACTAAACTTCCCCTAATGTTTGAGAAGCGCTCAGGGTGTCAGCTGTGCGGCGCCGCATGGTTGAAGAGCTTCCAGAACACGTTCCCGGCGCCTTCCATGAGTGAAACACCTATTTTTATACGCCACCACATTAATGGCACTTTGCTATGAAGCCGCACCGTGTTGCCGCCTAGATTCTTTCAGTAAAACCCCTTTTTGTAAGAGCTCCATTCATGCAGCCCAGAGCCGAGGCTCTTTAGGCGCCTCTGGAGAGTCATGGATGGAGCCGTAAGTACAGCGGAGCCACCCACTGTATGCGTATGAgagggtacaca harbors:
- the LOC114849908 gene encoding cytosolic 5'-nucleotidase 1A-like, which codes for MSEIKQDAAATNGNMAEEKDWAAAKAAFENLKSNKPRPPKPQYAVTIAVSSRALFNMVAERKIFQEDGMETYVAHQQEHESEPLKEGVAFPFVKALMNVNARLRKLYPDSEELFDIVLMTNNHAQVGVRLINSINHYDLSIERFCMTGGQSPIGYLKAYMTNLYLSTDSEKVTRAIDEGIAAATMFTQSTDTELSSTQLRVAFDGDAVLFSDESEVIVKQHGLDSFFEHEKQFENKPLAQGPLKCFLEALGKLQRKFYAKNERLDCPIRTYLVTARSAASSGARVLKTLRSWGLEIDEALFLAGAPKGPLLQKIRPHIFFDDQMFHIEGAKELGTISAHVPYGIGQKYHKGKLIEQPPKKE